One window of Medicago truncatula cultivar Jemalong A17 chromosome 2, MtrunA17r5.0-ANR, whole genome shotgun sequence genomic DNA carries:
- the LOC11438830 gene encoding squamosa promoter-binding protein 1, protein MDGSWGEGKRIYEYREENEYEVEVEIEEEEDVSYGDDEKRKRVVTDHLYNKKGSKAGGSVTPSCQVDNCNADLSAAKQYHKRHKVCENHSKAHSVLISELQQRFCQQCSRFHEVSEFDDLKRSCRRRLAGHNERRRKSASEYH, encoded by the exons ATGGATGGAAGTTGGGGTGAAGGAAAGAGAATCTATGAGTACAGAGAAGAAAATGAGTATGAAGTAGAAGTAGAAatagaagaagaggaagatgtGAGTTATGGAGATGATGAGAAAAGGAAAAGGGTGGTGACTGATCATCTTTACAACAAGAAAGGGTCAAAAGCTGGAGGATCAGTGACACCTTCTTGCCAAGTTGATAACTGTAATGCTGATCTAAGTGCTGCTAAGCAGTACCATAAGCGCCATAAGGTTTGTGAAAACCATTCTAAGGCTCATTCCGTACTCATTTCAGAGCTTCAACAAAGGTTTTGCCAGCAATGTAGCAG GTTTCATGAGGTATCAGAATTTGATGACTTAAAAAGGAGTTGTAGAAGGCGTTTAGCTGGACATAACGAGAGGCGTCGCAAAAGTGCATCCGAATATCACTGA